The segment GTTGCGCGTGACGTCGACGAAGCCGCCCCACGCGTGCTCGACGCGCACGTCGCCGAGCTGCGGGAACACGCCGACCATCCGTTGCCGGATCGTTTCGGCGAGCGTGGCGGGCGACGCGCCGGCCGAATTCGCGCGGCCGCCGAACAGCATCCGGTGGTCGGCCGATAGCCGGAAGTAGTCGAGGAAGAAGTTGTTGTCGCACACGGCTTCGCGCCGCGCGATCAGCGCGTCGGCGCGTGCCTGGCCGAGCGGCTCGGTCGCGATGATGTACGACGCGATCGGCGCAATACGCGCGGCGGTCGCGGCCGGCAGCACGCCGCCCGGGCCCGCGTTGCAGCACGACACGACGAAGCGGCAGCGCACCTCGCCCGACGGCGTGCGCACGACGGGCCGCGCGCCGCGCACGATGTCGAGCGCGGGCGTGTGCGCATACAGTGCGACGCCTTCGCGGCGCGCGGCATCGGCGAGGCCGAGGCAATACTTGAGCGGATGCAGGTGGCCCGACAGCGGATCGTGCACGCCGGCCAGGTAACGCGTCGATGCAATGCGCGCGCGGATTTCTCCGGTGTCGAGCCACGCGAGCGACGGGTGGCCCCAGCGCGAGGTCGCGGCGTTCATCCACGCGCGCAGGTCGTCGATGCGGCGCGGCTTCGTCGCGACCGTCAGGTAGCCGCGCGTGAAGTCGCAGTCGATCCCGTAGCGAGCGATCCGCTCGGCGATCAGCGCGACGCCGTCGAGCGACAGCGACCACGCGGCGCGCGCGCCGTCGGCGCCGAGCTGCCGCTCGATTTCCTCGTCCTTCGCGAAGCCGGTGATCGCCTGGCCGCCGTTGCGGCCCGACGCGCCCCAGCCGGGCCGGTGCGCATCGATCACCGCGACGGACAGCCCGCGCGCGCGGCAGTCGAGCGCCGTCGACAAGCCCGCGAAGCCGGCGCCGATCACGCAGACGTCGACGTCGATTGCATCGTCGAGCATCGTGTCGTCGACCACGGGCCGCGTGACCGTCGCTTCGTAGTACGAGTCGCGCGCGAGCGCATCGGCGCGGCGGGTGAAAGACTGCGTCATGAAACCGACTCCCTCGAAAAGGCTGCCACGGCACGCGACCTGCCGGCAGCCGCCCCAGAAAACGGCACGGGACGCCGTGCGCGCGGCACGGCGTCCCGCGTGTGCTGCGTCAGAACGAATAGATGAACTGCGTCGCGAGCAGGTCGTTGGACTTGCCGTACGAACCATCGTTGCGCAGGAACACCTTGTTGTTCGCCCAGTCGTGCCGGTATTCGACCTTCACGGTGATCTGCTGGGTCGGATAGAACAGCAGGTCGAGCGCGACGTCCTGACGGATCGCGCCCTTGCACTCGAAGCCGAGGCCACCGCCGGCCTTCGACGTCGCGAGGCAGTCCGAATCGACGCCGAAGCCGTTGCTCGGATCCATCCCGTTGCCGTTCAGCGCGATGCCGCCGCCGCCGCCGCCGTTCTTGCTGTTGACGAGCGCATCGTAGCGCAGCGTCACGCCCATGCGGCCGACCACCGGCGCGTTGAACTTGCGGTGCGCGAGCAGCGACAGCCCGTACCACTGCGCGAGCCCGCCGTTGAACGCCGCATGATCCTGTCGGCCGTAGTCGACTTCCGCGTTGTATTGCACGTCCGCGAGCGTGTAGGTCGCGTCGAGTTCGCCGAAGAAGAACGAGCCATACGCGCTCGGCGCGTTGCCGCCCGGGCCGTAGTGCACGACGCCGTTCGAATCGATCGCGCTCGCGAGCGTCTGCCGCCCGATGTTGAACGAGCCGCCGATGTCGAGCGCGCTCGACCACGTGTAGTCGGCGCGCGCGGTGAAGGTCGGCACCTTGTTGCTGGTCGTGATCGGGTCGCCGAGCGCATTGGTGCCGGTCTGCGTGACCGAACCGTAGGTGCGGTACTGTTCGTTGCCGAGGAAGAACTTCCACGCCCAGTTGCCCTTCGTGTAGTTCGCGCCGGCACCGATGTAGCTGCCCGGATCGGAGAAGTCGTACAGCAGGTTGTGCGTGAGCGTGAGCATCTGGTTCGACTGCTGCACCTCGTAGCCGCCGAAGCTCGGGATCAGGCCGGCGACGAGCGTCGTCTCGGCCGTGATCGGCACGTTGACGACCGCCGTGTTCAGGATGTTGTTGCCGATGTTGCCGCGCGAGTTCTGCAGCAGCGTGATGCCGTTGCCGCGGTTCGGCATCAGCGTGATCTCGGCCGACGGCGCCATCGGGCCGACGCCGAAGGTCTTCTTGATGTCGAGGTAGAGGTCGCCGAACGTGCTGTTGAAGTAGTTGTACGCGCTCTCGTGGTTCGCGAACAGGAACGACGACGTGCCGGCCGCGCGGTTGTAGATGTAGGTCGGATCGATGTAGCCCGTCACCGACAGGCCGGCGAGCGGGCCCGTGTTGGCCGCGTCGGTCAGCGAGTCGACCTTCAGCTGCTGGTTCGCGATCTGCTGCTTCATTTCGCCGACCTCGTCGTTGGTCAGCGTGGCCTGCGCCTTGCCGTAATCCGGCGAGCCCGGATCGACGGCCACCGCAACCGGCGCCGCGCCGGCCTTCGCACCGGCCTGCGCGACCGCGGCGCCGCCCGGCTTCGCGGCGAGCTGCGCCTGCATGGCCTTCATCTGTTTCTGCAGCGCCGCGACCTGCGCCTGCAGCGCCTTGATCTCGGCGGATGTCGAGTCGGCCAGCGCGATGCCCGGCAACGCGCCGGCCACCAGCAGGCAGATCAGTTTCTTCTTCATTGCGGATTCTCCTTGTCGTGCGCCAGTCAAAGTGCGATCGGTTCGCGCGCCGCATGGGGCGGCGCGCGGGTCTTGTTATCGATGAAAAGAAAAGAGGAGGCTCACGCCACCGCGAACGCCGCCTTCATGTCGGCCATCCGGCGCCGCTCGCGCGCGATCATCATCCGGTTCACGACGATCACGCCGATCGTCACGGCCGTGATGAACAGCGTCGCCAGCGCATTCATCTCCGGGTTCAGCCCGAGCCGCACGCGCGAGAACACCACCAGCGGCAGCGTCGTCGACCCCGGCCCCGACAGGAACGCCGACAGCACCAGGTCGTCGATCGACAGCGTGAACGACAGCAGCCACCCCGACAGCAGCGCCTGCGAGATCAGCGGCAGCGTCACCACGAAGAACACCTTCAGCGGCGTCGCACCCAGATCCAGTGCAGCCTCTTCCAGCGACTTGTTCATCTCCTTCACGCGCGACTGCACGATGATCGCCACGTACGACACGCACAGCATCACGTGACCGATCCAGATCGTCAGCATCCCGCGGCCCTTCGGCCAGCCGAACATCTGCTCCAGCGCAACGAACAGCAGCAGCAGCGAGATGCCCTGGATCACTTCCGGAATCACCAGCGGCGCGTTGATCATCCCCGTGTACAGCGTGAAGCCCTTGAAGCGGCCGAAGCGCGCGAGCACGAAGCCCGCCCACGTGCCGATCACGACCGACGCGGTGGCCGTCAACAGGCCGATCTTCAGCGACAGCCACGCGGCGGTGAGCAGCTCGTCGTCCTGCCACAGCGCCGCGTACCACTTCAGCGAGAAGCCCGACCACACCGTCACCAGCTTCGACTC is part of the Burkholderia pyrrocinia genome and harbors:
- a CDS encoding ABC transporter permease subunit, with product MIKPSKPLSTGVLAFGFLFLYIPIISLVVYSFNESKLVTVWSGFSLKWYAALWQDDELLTAAWLSLKIGLLTATASVVIGTWAGFVLARFGRFKGFTLYTGMINAPLVIPEVIQGISLLLLFVALEQMFGWPKGRGMLTIWIGHVMLCVSYVAIIVQSRVKEMNKSLEEAALDLGATPLKVFFVVTLPLISQALLSGWLLSFTLSIDDLVLSAFLSGPGSTTLPLVVFSRVRLGLNPEMNALATLFITAVTIGVIVVNRMMIARERRRMADMKAAFAVA
- a CDS encoding DUF3138 family protein, coding for MKKKLICLLVAGALPGIALADSTSAEIKALQAQVAALQKQMKAMQAQLAAKPGGAAVAQAGAKAGAAPVAVAVDPGSPDYGKAQATLTNDEVGEMKQQIANQQLKVDSLTDAANTGPLAGLSVTGYIDPTYIYNRAAGTSSFLFANHESAYNYFNSTFGDLYLDIKKTFGVGPMAPSAEITLMPNRGNGITLLQNSRGNIGNNILNTAVVNVPITAETTLVAGLIPSFGGYEVQQSNQMLTLTHNLLYDFSDPGSYIGAGANYTKGNWAWKFFLGNEQYRTYGSVTQTGTNALGDPITTSNKVPTFTARADYTWSSALDIGGSFNIGRQTLASAIDSNGVVHYGPGGNAPSAYGSFFFGELDATYTLADVQYNAEVDYGRQDHAAFNGGLAQWYGLSLLAHRKFNAPVVGRMGVTLRYDALVNSKNGGGGGGIALNGNGMDPSNGFGVDSDCLATSKAGGGLGFECKGAIRQDVALDLLFYPTQQITVKVEYRHDWANNKVFLRNDGSYGKSNDLLATQFIYSF
- a CDS encoding NAD(P)/FAD-dependent oxidoreductase; the encoded protein is MTQSFTRRADALARDSYYEATVTRPVVDDTMLDDAIDVDVCVIGAGFAGLSTALDCRARGLSVAVIDAHRPGWGASGRNGGQAITGFAKDEEIERQLGADGARAAWSLSLDGVALIAERIARYGIDCDFTRGYLTVATKPRRIDDLRAWMNAATSRWGHPSLAWLDTGEIRARIASTRYLAGVHDPLSGHLHPLKYCLGLADAARREGVALYAHTPALDIVRGARPVVRTPSGEVRCRFVVSCCNAGPGGVLPAATAARIAPIASYIIATEPLGQARADALIARREAVCDNNFFLDYFRLSADHRMLFGGRANSAGASPATLAETIRQRMVGVFPQLGDVRVEHAWGGFVDVTRNRAPDFGTLDPNFFYVQGFSGHGVALTGIAGRAIAGAIAGDTRAFDLFARVRHRRFPGGDAWRQPALELGMLYHRVRELF